One window of the Leopardus geoffroyi isolate Oge1 chromosome X unlocalized genomic scaffold, O.geoffroyi_Oge1_pat1.0 chrX_random_Un_scaffold_50, whole genome shotgun sequence genome contains the following:
- the LOC123595712 gene encoding paraneoplastic antigen Ma6E-like codes for MALAVLRDWCRWMGANEQRSLLILGIPDDCEDQEFQEAVQAALHPLGRYRVLGMVFRKELRSKVALVEMAQYLNRSVIPRQIPGMGGPWTVVFLPQAPESESEDTLNFLAQTRRQAGVALAGEAGAGDGAGAGGKAASGGKEGAGGGAAAGGGAAAGGEEGDGGSGGGAAAGGEEGGQAEAGGQAGGEAGAGGEEVTGGEAAAGGRAGAGAKAGAGGGAAAVGQAGPEEEAGESDEEGAAGDAGIAGLLGSVSVAGAAGEAGPPGEEGAVGVAGALGAGRSQTQPWSPAWQPVLENRASMKLRTFPGVEEPHREEESFESWLDHASGMLYLWCHITERERRRRLMESLGGPALDLVCGLPAEDPDVPAQDCLAALVQVFGRKDTPTTARLKFLTCGQRLQETLFVYVIRLEGLLQSAVEKGAIPPSLADQLRAQQVLMRARPNEMLEDKLRRMRLDRRPPGFLGMLRLVQETEAWEATAARSEHWQVEEGARVGTGGLAAARASGEVAEASPAREDASQAALANLGASEAVPGSAEADTAAPEARDAARAALVPEEAPKIFPATQEDENAPASAGLDQARPSEAPGGPTPAQMGSASREGPGGPGCEPEGLAQAGDQEAGEPLEEGPKPIPEESGNEDGAGEVRPPKSSWGK; via the coding sequence ATGGCACTGGCAGTGCTGCGTGACTGGTGCAGGTGGATGGGCGCGAATGAGCAGCGCTCGCTGCTCATCCTGGGCATTCCCGACGACTGTGAGGACCAGGAATTCCAGGAGGCCGTGCAGGCTGCCCTCCACCCCCTGGGCAGATACCGAGTGCTGGGCATGGTGTTCAGAAAGGAGTTGAGATCCAAGGTCGCCTTGGTGGAGATGGCTCAGTATTTAAACCGAAGTGTGATCCCCCGACAAATACCAGGCATGGGAGGACCCTGGACTGTGGtcttcctgccccaggccccggAATCAGAGTCAGAGGATACACTCAATTTCCTTGCACAGACCCGGAGGCAAGCAGGGGTTGCCCTGGCAGGCGAGGCAGgagctggggatggggcaggagctggaggcaaggcagcttctggaggcaaggaaggggctggaggcggggcagcagctggaggcggggcagcagctggaggtgaggaaggagatgGAGGCTCTGGAGGCGGGGCAGcagctggaggtgaggaaggaggccaGGCAGAAGCTGGAGGCCAGGCAGGAGGTGAGGCAggagctggaggtgaggaagTGACTGGAGGCGAGGCAGCggctggaggcagggcaggagcTGGAGCCAAGGCAGGAGCTGGAGGCGGGGCAGCCGCTGTGGGCCAGGCAGGGCctgaagaggaagcaggagagtcAGATGAGGAGGGAGCCGCTGGGGACGCAGGAATTGCAGGTTTGTTAGGATCTGTGAGTGTGGCAGGAGCTGCAGGTGAGGCGGGACCTCCAGGTGAGGAAGGAGCTGTGGGTGTGGCAGGAGCCTTAGGTGCGGGAAGATCCCAGACCCAGCCTTGGAGCCCGGCCTGGCAGCCTGTGCTGGAAAACAGGGCCTCTATGAAACTGAGAACCTTTCCTGGAGTGGAAGAGCCACACCGAGAAGAAGAGTCCTTTGAGAGCTGGCTGGATCACGCCAGCGGCATGCTGTACCTGTGGTGCCACAtcacagaaagggagaggaggaggcggCTGATGGAGAGCTTGGGTGGCCCCGCACTGGATCTCGTGTGCGGCCTCCCGGCAGAAGACCCTGACGTCCCTGCACAGGATTGCCTGGCCGCGCTGGTCCAGGTGTTTGGGAGGAAGGACACCCCCACGACCGCACGGCTGAAGTTCCTGACCTGTGGCCAGCGGCTCCAGGAGACTCTCTTCGTCTATGTGATTCGCCTGGAAGGCCTGCTGCAGTCGGCCGTGGAGAAGGGGGCCATCCCTCCCAGCCTTGCGGACCAGTTACGCGCCCAGCAGGTGCTGATGCGGGCCCGCCCCAACGAGATGCTCGAGGACAAGCTGAGGAGGATGCGGCTGGACAGGAGACCGCCTGGCTTCCTGGGGATGCTGCGGCTCGTTCAGGAGACCGAGGCATGGGAGGCCACCGCAGCTAGGAGCGAGCACTGGCAAGTGGAAGAGGGGGCCCGTGTGGGCACCGGAGGCCTGGCCGCTGCCCGGGCCAGTGGAGAGGTTGCCGAAGCCTCCCCAGCCAGGGAGGATGCTTCCCAGGCTGCCCTGGCCAACCTAGGGGCCAGTGAGGCCGTTCCTGGCAGTGCCGAAGCTGATACGGCCGCTCCTGAAGCCCGTGATGCCGCCAGGGCAGCCCTCGTCCCTGAGGAGGCCCCCAAGATCTTCCCTGCCACGCAGGAAGATGAAAATGCTCCCGCCTCTGCGGGCCTAGATCAGGCAAGGCCCTCAGAGGCCCCTgggggccccacccctgcccagatGGGCAGCGCTTCCAGGGAGGGCCCGGGAGGTCCTGGCTGTGAGCCGGAGGGCCTCGCCCAGGCAGGAGACCAGGAGGCTGGGGAGCCCCTGGAGGAGGGGCCCAAGCCCATCCCAGAGGAGTCGGGAAACGAGGACGGGGCTGGGGAGGTGAGGCCCCCCAAGTCCTCCTGGGGCAAATAG